In Plasmodium falciparum 3D7 genome assembly, chromosome: 1, the genomic stretch attaatgttataaaatatatatatatttattacgataccatttatataattgttgtatctatatatccatatataatatatatatagtcaaaatatacatatttataaaccaaaaaattatacatatttattacaaatatataaaataataaactaCAACTAAacattacatatttatatatgtcacCATTTCTTTATAGGTATATAATCAAAGGAACTATTACATTACACCACGTCATACAGAAACCAACAGATCTTTATGTGAATGTGAATTATATTCACCTACGAACTATGATAGTGATCCCGAAATGAAAAGGGTAATGCAACAATTTGAGGATCGTACAACACAACGATTTCACGAATATGACGAAAAGATGCAAAGTAAACGAATACAATGTAAAGATCGATGTGACAAagaaattcaaaaaattattttaaaagataaactCGATAAGGAACTAACAGAAAAGTTTGCTACGCTACACACggatatacaaaatgatgCTATTCCCACATGTGTTTGCGAAAAGTCGTTAGCAGATAAAGTGGAAAAAACATGTTTGAAATGTACCCAAAATTTGGGAGGGATTGTTGCACCCTCTTCAGGAGTATTAGGAGGAATTGGTGAATTTGAGCTAAGTGTTTGGAAACCTGCGGCATTGGCAGCTGCTAAGGAATTTGCCGAAAAAGCCGGTGCAGCTCAGGGTGCTATTGCAGGTAATGCCCATGGTATGAAAATAGTTATTTATTATCTAAAAGATTGGGGTATACAGCAATGTTGTCCTGAAATATTTAATCCCTTTGTTGCTAAAAACATTTATACTGAAGTCGCAAATATTTCTGGTGATATTATTGCCAAATATAGTGCGAAGTGTGCGGATACGGTCACTGGTGGTAATTCTATGTGCAAAGCATTTTGTCTTAAATTAGGCACAAATATTGCACATGGTGGAAGAACTCTTTCAGTAGATCATATTGTACAATTAAAGATAAAAGGACTTGTTGAACGAGCTGATCAAGCTGTCGCTCACGTTACCAAGACTACTAGTGAAACTGTTACTGCTGCAATAAAAGCTCGAGAGACCGCTTTGATAGAAGGTAGATTTGAAAGTTCCATTACTTCTATAAATGCTTCGATTATTGCAATTATAGTAATCGTTTTAATTttggtaataatatatttaattttacgttatagaagaaaaaaaaaaatgaagaaaaaactgCAATAtttgaaattattaaaagaatagaTATGATTATGTGATGGTGTTTTTGATAGATATTTTTGTGTATGTATTACATTTagtttaaaataaaatgtttattattattattatttttaataattatattttttttatatttattacttttttatatataatttattttgttaccatcctatacatttatttgttcCAGTGATAGTTATTcatctattattataattttttcttgaGACTTTTAttgtttaataaataatgtctttgttaatttattttaaatacctcttataaaaatatataattacatctatttttttaagaatacaatataatatatatatattaaattcgTTATATCGATTGTTTTATAAaggtatacatataataaaacataaataaaatatattagattataatatataattatttgttaGTATTCAACAATTTCAAAAttcaattttaatattatacatttatctATTAATTTATGAAATGGATCCATTGGTTATTTATTGAAAATATCgttaaaaaatgtttttacctaaattaatgaaaaatatattcgtATTACAAAGGTTATGTTATTACAACCATATTTTAATGTTTTCTATTTTCAGTTTTCTTTTTCAGGCTGcgttttttcctttttgtgtttttgctcctttataaattaatactatcattataattataggaattacattcatttttaacaatattatgtatttttcctttttggttaataattctatattaaataaaaatgtattattccttttttgttTGTAATATGTATAACATAATGttacttttctttttaatatatatgctaatataattattaaaatatataataatcaattattttcttaaaacatgtaataatacaaattaatgtacaataaattaaaaacataCTAAaactattatttaaatataactatatatatatgttggcatatattatgaaaatattataatctcTAAATTGTTAAtagaatatatttgtataatataaatactaatgaaaaaaatacaatgtagtaactaataatatatataatttttcattttctttcttttttttttttttttttaataataataaatttatatatatttttttgtcataattatatgatttaatatattaaaaaacttccaaacattattatataaaatcataataataatattaatgttaGTAATAACCTAGATGAATTAGAGAGAAACGCATGACTTACAATAAATTttagtacaaaaaaaaaaaattaaaagaataacaaaattgaattattttttactattaattaaaagtttttttcatatcatatattatgatacacaatgtttattttaaattgttttatataattgaaaTGATACCAAGTTTATGTTGgaatatgtatttaatatatatatcctaaTATGTtcttatatacatattgtaCACCTTTAAAAATTGTTTCTCTACACATTCACATATAATTtacaacacaaaaaaaaacaagttTGTATGTATAgtattgttatataaatgtttaagaacaaaaaaaaaaaaaaaaaattagtattttaatttatcgtattatataatattagattttattaaaaattaaaattcaaaaatattaaaaatataaaaggttttattatattatttttttaaaaatgtaactattttatttcttttttcttcctatttattattttttattttttttatttttttgatttgaataaaaggaaaaaatatggttgcagtaaaaaaatatatttttatataatgggAAAATAATTGTGTATTATAACACAAgcctataataatatattagattAATCACATGTAATACTTATAtcagaataaaatatattattatatatgaatttctttagttataattttaatcataaaataatataaggaTCACATTAAATATGAAACTGCACTAcactaaaatattattatttttctttccattatatatattggtaACATCATATCATATACGaatcaaatatttataaatataaatatatatagtatttaataatttatttaaatatatcatatataaatttataacaaatatatgtaaaataatatactccaactaattataacatacatatatatgatatattttttataggtGTATAGTAAAAACAAACCATCCATCACACCACATCATACACAAACCAATAGATCATTATGTGAATGTGACACACAATCgacaaattataataatgatgaggaTATCAAATCAGTGAAGGAAATTTTCGATCGACAAACGTCACAACGTTTTGAAGAATACGAAGAACGTATGCAAGAAAAACGCCAAAAACGTAAAGAACAACGtgacaaaaatatacaagAAATTATTGAAAAAGATAGAATGGATAAATTATTAGCAGAAAAAGTAGAAAAAGGTTGTCTTAGGTGTGGGTGTGGATTAGGAGGTGTTGCAGCAGGTGTTGGAATATTTGGTACAGTTGCTGTAAAAGAGTTGACAAAAGCTTCTACGGTTGCCGCTATTGCAGCAGCTCAGGAAGCAGCTGCTGCTAAGGGTGCTGTTGCAGGTGCTGAGGCAGGTATTAAGACGGTTATTTCAGGATTACAAAAATTGGATATATCAACTCTAAATGGTCAGACACTCGTATCCTATTTTGATACAACAGATTATACTAATTTCAAAACCATTGCTCACGCTATAAATACTCAATATGACCCATCGCCATGTGTATTAGGTAGATCTGGCGCTTCTGAGTCTTTTTGCTCTTGGGTGAGGGCAAATTTTTTTGCTCCACAGGAAATTTCAGGGAAGGTTTCTTCAACGTACGAATCTATAGAAATAGGTGTAACATCTATCGTCTCAGATGCCAAAAAAGCTGCTGCAGCAGCTGTAAAAAAGGCTACTGATgaagttataaaaaatagCACTGCTGCAGCAGAATCTACATATGCTGGTTGCCAGACTGCTATTATTGCTTCTGTTGTtgcaataataattatagctttagttatgataattatatatttagttTTACGTTAtcgtagaaaaaaaaaaatgaataaaaaagcCCAATACACAGAATTattaaatcaataaatatattgtttcctgatattaaattcaatttaatgttttgtgaattttaaatttataatacatgaataattatgataattaaatttttataactctatataaattttttttttttttgtttatactTATGTggttattaaattatttaatttatatttatttatttttttttagtgaAATGagtgtaaattatatatttttttttttgtttagtaaagattttatataaatatatattgtttttatatatatacacatttatttatttattatacacTATTTAAGAATACCttgcaatatatatattttaaatttctcatataaaataatatg encodes the following:
- a CDS encoding rifin, which encodes MKLHYTKILLFFFPLYILVYSKNKPSITPHHTQTNRSLCECDTQSTNYNNDEDIKSVKEIFDRQTSQRFEEYEERMQEKRQKRKEQRDKNIQEIIEKDRMDKLLAEKVEKGCLRCGCGLGGVAAGVGIFGTVAVKELTKASTVAAIAAAQEAAAAKGAVAGAEAGIKTVISGLQKLDISTLNGQTLVSYFDTTDYTNFKTIAHAINTQYDPSPCVLGRSGASESFCSWVRANFFAPQEISGKVSSTYESIEIGVTSIVSDAKKAAAAAVKKATDEVIKNSTAAAESTYAGCQTAIIASVVAIIIIALVMIIIYLVLRYRRKKKMNKKAQYTELLNQ
- a CDS encoding rifin, whose translation is MKDHYINILLFALPLNILVYNQRNYYITPRHTETNRSLCECELYSPTNYDSDPEMKRVMQQFEDRTTQRFHEYDEKMQSKRIQCKDRCDKEIQKIILKDKLDKELTEKFATLHTDIQNDAIPTCVCEKSLADKVEKTCLKCTQNLGGIVAPSSGVLGGIGEFELSVWKPAALAAAKEFAEKAGAAQGAIAGNAHGMKIVIYYLKDWGIQQCCPEIFNPFVAKNIYTEVANISGDIIAKYSAKCADTVTGGNSMCKAFCLKLGTNIAHGGRTLSVDHIVQLKIKGLVERADQAVAHVTKTTSETVTAAIKARETALIEGRFESSITSINASIIAIIVIVLILVIIYLILRYRRKKKMKKKLQYLKLLKE